A section of the Streptomyces sp. Je 1-369 genome encodes:
- a CDS encoding SDR family NAD(P)-dependent oxidoreductase, whose translation MTDFQGLKALVTGGASGIGRATAELLAARGADVAVLDLDPSDLDPGDLDPAGVDKPLRAYAADVTDDTAVRDAVAAAAADLGGLDVLVNNAGIGAQGTVEDNDDAQWHAVLDVNVLGVVRTTRAALPHLRLSTDAAIVNTCSIAATAGLPQRALYSASKGAVLSLTLAMAADHVRDGVRVNCVNPGTVDTPWVGRLLDAAPDPAAERAALEARQPTGRLVTADEVAGAIAYLASPLSGATTGTALAVDGGMQGLRLRPVTR comes from the coding sequence ATGACCGACTTCCAAGGCCTCAAGGCCCTCGTCACCGGCGGGGCCTCCGGCATCGGCCGGGCCACCGCCGAGCTCCTCGCCGCCCGCGGCGCCGACGTCGCCGTCCTCGACCTCGATCCGAGCGACCTCGATCCGGGCGACCTCGACCCGGCGGGCGTCGACAAACCCCTGCGCGCCTACGCCGCCGACGTCACCGACGACACGGCCGTACGGGACGCCGTCGCCGCTGCCGCCGCCGACCTCGGCGGACTCGACGTCCTGGTCAACAACGCGGGCATCGGCGCCCAGGGCACCGTCGAGGACAACGACGACGCCCAATGGCACGCCGTCCTGGACGTCAACGTCCTCGGCGTCGTCCGCACCACCCGCGCCGCCCTGCCGCACCTGCGCCTCTCCACCGACGCGGCGATCGTCAACACCTGCTCCATAGCCGCGACGGCGGGCCTCCCGCAGCGCGCCCTGTACTCGGCGTCGAAGGGCGCGGTGCTCTCCCTCACCCTCGCCATGGCCGCCGACCACGTACGCGACGGGGTGCGCGTCAACTGCGTCAACCCCGGCACCGTCGACACCCCGTGGGTCGGCCGCCTCCTGGACGCCGCCCCCGACCCCGCCGCCGAGCGAGCCGCGCTGGAGGCCCGGCAGCCCACCGGGCGACTCGTCACGGCCGACGAAGTCGCGGGCGCCATCGCCTACTTGGCGAGCCCCCTGTCCGGCGCCACCACCGGCACCGCACTCGCCGTCGACGGCGGCATGCAGGGTCTGCGACTGCGGCCGGTGACCCGGTGA
- a CDS encoding aldo/keto reductase — MSALERRPLGPGGVEVTALSFGAAGIGNLYAPITDAQAATALDRAWNAGIRYFDTAPHYGLGLSERRLGQALRGRDRSSYVISTKVGRILEPANLPGDDLADGGFAVPRTHRRIWDFSADGVRRSIESSLTRLGTDRVDVVFLHDPDHHEEEAFREGYPALEKLRSEGVVGAIGAGMNQAEMLTRFVRDTDVDAVLCAGRYTLLDHRALTGLLPAASERGTSIVIGGVFNSGLLADPKPGARFDYVEAPPDLLARARALRTLAERHGTTLRAAALAFPFGHPAVVSVLVGIRAPEQVTDAAAQFAAEVPADFWREAREAGLLPPEVPVPGEARGGARP; from the coding sequence GTGAGCGCCCTGGAGCGGCGTCCCCTCGGCCCCGGTGGCGTCGAGGTGACCGCGCTGTCCTTCGGAGCCGCGGGCATCGGCAACCTCTACGCGCCGATCACCGACGCGCAGGCGGCCACCGCACTCGACCGCGCCTGGAACGCGGGCATCCGCTACTTCGACACCGCCCCGCACTACGGCCTCGGCCTGTCCGAGCGCAGACTGGGCCAGGCGCTGCGGGGCCGGGACCGCTCCTCGTACGTCATCTCCACGAAGGTCGGCAGGATACTGGAGCCCGCGAACCTCCCTGGCGACGACCTCGCCGACGGCGGCTTCGCCGTGCCGAGGACGCACCGCAGGATCTGGGACTTCAGCGCGGACGGCGTGCGCCGCTCGATCGAGTCCAGCCTCACCCGCCTCGGCACCGACCGCGTCGACGTCGTCTTCCTGCACGACCCCGACCACCACGAGGAAGAAGCTTTCCGCGAGGGCTACCCGGCCCTGGAGAAACTGCGCTCCGAAGGCGTCGTCGGCGCGATAGGCGCGGGCATGAACCAGGCGGAGATGCTCACCCGCTTCGTCCGAGACACGGACGTCGACGCCGTACTCTGCGCGGGCCGCTACACGCTCCTCGACCACCGGGCCCTCACCGGGCTGCTGCCCGCGGCGAGCGAGCGCGGCACGTCGATCGTCATCGGCGGTGTGTTCAACTCCGGACTGCTCGCCGACCCCAAGCCGGGTGCCCGTTTCGACTATGTCGAGGCGCCACCTGACCTGCTGGCCCGCGCCCGCGCCCTGCGCACGCTCGCCGAGCGGCACGGCACCACGCTCCGGGCCGCCGCCCTCGCCTTCCCCTTCGGTCATCCGGCCGTCGTCAGCGTGCTCGTCGGCATCCGCGCGCCGGAGCAGGTCACCGACGCGGCCGCGCAGTTCGCCGCCGAGGTACCCGCCGACTTCTGGCGGGAGGCACGGGAGGCCGGGCTGCTGCCCCCGGAGGTGCCGGTTCCCGGCGAGGCGCGGGGAGGAGCACGGCCGTGA
- a CDS encoding L-rhamnose mutarotase, translated as MRVALHTKVRADRVDAYDAAHREVPAELIAAIRRAGATSWTIWRSGLVVHDYSAEGAEAGLPVVWGLP; from the coding sequence GTGAGAGTCGCCCTGCACACCAAGGTCCGTGCGGACCGCGTGGACGCGTACGACGCCGCGCACCGCGAGGTGCCCGCCGAGCTCATCGCGGCGATCCGGAGGGCGGGCGCCACCTCCTGGACGATCTGGCGCAGCGGCCTCGTCGTCCACGACTACTCCGCCGAGGGTGCGGAGGCGGGCCTGCCCGTCGTATGGGGGCTGCCGTGA
- a CDS encoding amidohydrolase family protein, whose protein sequence is MGAAVTESAPGIVDAHHHVWDLSVRDQDWITGDALAPIRRNFSLADLAPEARAAGVGATVVVQTVTVPEETPELLALAEANDLVAGVVGWTDLTRPDVADTLAALRELPGGQHLVGIRHQVQSEPDPEWLLRPDVRRGLSALADAGLAHDLVVLPHQLPACAEAAAGMPELTFVLDHLGKPPIARGTLEPWAAAVRALAVRPNTVCKLSGMVTEADHATWTVGDLRPYADIVLDAFGPRRLMYGSDWPVSTLAATYTEVLDAARLLTDALDPAERQEVFGGTARRVYSL, encoded by the coding sequence ATGGGGGCTGCCGTGACGGAGAGCGCGCCGGGCATCGTCGACGCCCACCACCACGTATGGGACCTCTCCGTGCGCGACCAGGACTGGATCACCGGGGACGCCCTCGCCCCGATCCGCAGGAACTTCTCCCTCGCCGACCTCGCGCCCGAGGCCCGCGCGGCCGGTGTGGGCGCCACGGTCGTCGTCCAGACGGTGACCGTCCCCGAGGAGACCCCGGAACTCCTGGCCCTGGCCGAGGCGAACGACCTCGTCGCGGGCGTCGTCGGCTGGACGGACCTCACCCGCCCCGACGTGGCCGACACATTGGCCGCCCTGCGCGAACTCCCGGGCGGGCAGCACCTGGTGGGCATCCGGCACCAGGTGCAGAGCGAGCCGGACCCCGAGTGGCTGCTCCGCCCGGACGTCCGCAGGGGCCTGTCCGCCCTGGCCGACGCGGGTCTCGCCCACGACCTCGTGGTCCTGCCCCACCAGCTGCCCGCCTGCGCCGAGGCGGCGGCAGGAATGCCCGAACTCACCTTCGTACTCGACCACTTGGGCAAGCCGCCCATCGCCCGCGGAACCCTGGAACCCTGGGCGGCAGCGGTCCGCGCCCTCGCCGTCCGCCCCAACACCGTCTGCAAACTCTCCGGCATGGTCACCGAGGCCGATCACGCGACGTGGACGGTGGGCGACCTGCGGCCCTACGCGGACATCGTGCTGGACGCCTTCGGTCCGCGACGGCTGATGTACGGATCCGACTGGCCGGTCAGCACTCTCGCGGCGACGTACACCGAAGTCCTGGACGCGGCACGCCTGTTGACGGACGCGCTGGACCCCGCCGAGCGTCAGGAGGTCTTCGGCGGCACCGCCCGGCGCGTCTACTCGCTCTGA
- a CDS encoding lipase maturation factor family protein, translating into MEWFTADAYWLSRLIFQRALAVLYVMAFLGAALQFRALIGERGMLPVPRYVERVPFRRAPSLFQLRFSDRFFALCAWAGCAVAVALLAGADGLLPLWGAMLLWLVPWALYLSIVNVGQTWYGFGWESLLLEVGFLAVFLGNDRVAPPVLVLFLLRWVLFRVEFGAGLIKMRGDACWRKLTCLDFHHETQPMPGPLSWFFHHLPKPVHRVEVAANHVTQLVVPFLLFTPQPVATVAACLMIVTQLWLVLSGNFSWLNWITIVVAVSALDLSAWHTAPDVAATPVWYEVVVTVVAVLLLAMSYRPLRNLLSRRQVMNRSFDPLHLVNAYGAFGSVNRVRQEIVIEGTADTVPREDSDWLAYEFKGKPGDVHRWPRQFAPYHLRLDWMMWFAGLSPAYARSWFGPLVERLLDDDRDTLRLLRSSPFPPGSPPAYIRARLYRYRFTTWRELRETGACWERTYVREFLGPTRLAPTTQSE; encoded by the coding sequence GTGGAGTGGTTCACGGCGGATGCGTACTGGCTGAGTCGGCTGATCTTCCAGCGGGCCCTGGCCGTGCTCTACGTGATGGCGTTCCTCGGTGCCGCCCTGCAGTTCCGGGCGCTCATCGGGGAGCGCGGGATGCTGCCGGTGCCGCGGTACGTCGAGCGGGTACCGTTCCGCCGCGCCCCCAGCCTGTTCCAGCTGCGCTTCTCGGACCGGTTCTTCGCGCTCTGCGCGTGGGCGGGGTGCGCGGTCGCGGTGGCGCTGCTCGCCGGTGCGGACGGTCTTCTGCCGCTGTGGGGCGCGATGCTGCTGTGGCTGGTGCCCTGGGCGCTGTATCTCTCCATCGTGAACGTGGGGCAGACCTGGTACGGCTTCGGCTGGGAGTCGCTGCTCCTCGAAGTGGGCTTCCTCGCCGTCTTCCTCGGCAACGACCGGGTCGCCCCACCGGTCCTCGTGCTCTTCCTGCTGCGGTGGGTGCTCTTCCGCGTGGAGTTCGGTGCCGGGCTGATCAAGATGCGCGGGGACGCGTGCTGGCGCAAGCTCACCTGCCTGGACTTCCACCACGAGACGCAGCCGATGCCCGGGCCGCTGAGCTGGTTCTTCCACCACCTGCCGAAACCGGTGCACCGGGTGGAGGTCGCGGCCAACCACGTCACCCAACTTGTCGTGCCCTTCCTGCTGTTCACACCTCAGCCGGTAGCGACGGTCGCGGCCTGCCTGATGATCGTGACCCAGCTCTGGCTGGTCCTGTCCGGCAACTTCTCCTGGCTGAACTGGATCACGATCGTGGTCGCGGTCTCCGCACTGGACCTGTCCGCATGGCACACGGCACCCGACGTCGCGGCCACGCCCGTCTGGTACGAGGTGGTGGTCACCGTCGTGGCGGTCCTGCTCCTGGCCATGAGCTACCGGCCGTTGCGCAATCTGCTGTCCCGCCGCCAGGTCATGAACCGCTCGTTCGACCCGCTGCACCTCGTCAACGCGTACGGCGCGTTCGGCAGCGTCAACCGGGTGCGCCAGGAGATCGTCATCGAGGGCACGGCGGACACGGTGCCCCGCGAGGACTCCGACTGGCTGGCCTACGAGTTCAAGGGCAAGCCCGGCGACGTACACCGCTGGCCACGCCAGTTCGCGCCCTACCACCTGCGGCTCGACTGGATGATGTGGTTCGCCGGGCTCTCTCCCGCGTACGCGCGCTCGTGGTTCGGCCCGCTGGTGGAGCGCCTGCTGGACGACGACCGTGACACCCTGCGCCTGCTGCGGAGCTCCCCGTTCCCGCCCGGGTCCCCGCCCGCGTACATCCGCGCCAGGCTGTACCGCTACCGGTTCACGACCTGGCGCGAGCTGCGCGAGACGGGTGCGTGCTGGGAGCGCACGTACGTCCGTGAGTTCCTGGGGCCGACGCGTCTTGCTCCGACGACTCAGAGCGAGTAG